Proteins encoded within one genomic window of Methanobrevibacter ruminantium:
- a CDS encoding nucleotidyltransferase family protein, with translation MLTVSAVITAAGKNSRMRKDQENLNIPLQNKLTLPLKNGKYSSTIIETTIHNVLNTENIDECIVVLGHYCDEILPFINNINDDRLKVIKNDPIDVGLSVSLLNGLQKINSDIALCVTGDQPTVSTETFNDILNTLFDSDNPGKTISILRRRKTGKLDTAEGLGMPFAADRMELIKYLEGKDDNLNPILREIFADGFDFYGVNENHPNELININHYSEYESIL, from the coding sequence ATGCTTACAGTCTCAGCAGTGATAACTGCAGCTGGAAAAAATTCTAGAATGAGAAAAGATCAGGAAAACTTGAATATTCCCCTACAAAATAAGCTTACACTTCCATTAAAGAATGGGAAATATTCCAGTACAATCATTGAAACTACTATTCATAATGTGTTGAATACTGAAAATATCGATGAATGTATAGTAGTTCTTGGCCATTACTGTGACGAAATATTGCCTTTCATTAATAATATTAATGATGATAGATTAAAAGTTATTAAAAACGACCCAATAGATGTAGGTCTTTCTGTTTCTTTATTAAATGGTCTTCAAAAAATCAATTCAGACATTGCTTTATGTGTAACTGGAGATCAGCCTACAGTCAGCACGGAAACTTTTAATGATATCTTAAACACTCTTTTTGACTCAGACAATCCTGGAAAGACCATTTCAATTCTTAGAAGGCGCAAGACAGGAAAACTAGATACGGCTGAAGGATTAGGAATGCCTTTTGCAGCAGATAGGATGGAATTAATCAAATATCTAGAAGGTAAGGATGATAATCTAAATCCTATTTTAAGGGAGATATTTGCTGACGGATTTGATTTTTATGGAGTTAATGAGAATCATCCAAATGAATTAATTAACATTAATCATTACAGTGAATACGAAAGTATTTTATAA